The segment cctcaCGCTGAGCCAGCTCGGCCCGCAGCCGGGACACCAGAGCCGGCAGGGGTTCCTCTGTCCCACCCGGCTGCCTGGGCACCAGGGACGGGGACCCCAGCATGCACCGTGTGCCGGTGGACAGCGGGGACGTGCCAGGCTCTCCAGCACCATCAGGCCGGGCTGCTTTGGCAGTGCCATGTGCATCCTTCAGTTCCTCTACATCCATGTCCTTCATCTCCTTCTCATCCTCCTCCAACTCTTCATGCTTCTCTTCCAAATCCTCGTCCACATCCACTTCCACATCCTCCACCTTCACCTCCTTTGTATCCTTACTCTCATCTTTCTCCACttcctcttcatcctcctcttccacGTCCTTCTTCACCTCCCCATCCTCTACATCTTCCTCTCTATCTTCCATTTCCAcgctccctgcctgcagggcagcCAAAGTGTGTAGGCAGGGATGGGCTGGTGCCCCATGGAGTGCCACAGTGGGATGGGCAGTGCCACCGGGCCATCCATGTGCCACAGTGCCGATCCTGTCCGTCTGCAGGGCTGTCCttgctgggctgctcctggtcACCACGCTGGGCCGTACCAGTGGCCtagaggggacacagggctcagGACTACCAGATCACCCCCAAGGTGAACAGGGCATCACCACCCTCCATTTAGGctcgctgggcacagcagcctttagGAATTtggggggcagcagggcaggggatcAGCGATGTTGGTGCCACCAGCCTGAGCACCCACAGAACACGTGGCACCCACATACATGTGCCCTGTGTGTCAGATGTCACAGTGTCatggtgctgcagcagggataCACCTGGCAGCGGATGGCtctttgtgtgtgtatgtacacATGCATGTGGCATGATTACAGGCATGGTGTGTGTGCTGGTGCCAGTGACTGTGCCCTCCTGGGGCCACACGTGGAGAGCTGGCACATTTGGAGTGCTGTGTGGGGTCTAGGGCAGTGGGGCAATGCACACATGCTTCTCTGCAATGCCAAGCCCCAGGTGCCTCTGATGCCCTTGACATCCCCAGTGCTGCCAATGCCCCTGgtgcccccagtgtccccaagctCACTCAGAGAACATGGGCCAGGCAGTGTCCAGGTCactcctgtgcagagccaggtggAAGGTGACGCAGTCCAGCTCATAGAGGCTGCCCAGGATCTCTGCTCGCCGTTCGGGGCTCAGGAAGGGGCTACGGGCGTAGTACCACTCACTGCAACCACAAAGCAAGCTCATGCATCCCCCTATGCCCTGGACAGGTACACATGCTCTGCTGactgggtgctgcagggcacTGCCCACCCTGGCCATGTCCCCCAGCGCCACGAGCATCCCCTCACGGTGCCCCTGCTCTCACCAGAGGCTCTCGGGGTcgaggaggcagagctgcagggactcTGCCAGCTGCCGGTGCACCAGGCAGTACCGCAGGAAGGCTCGGCCCCTGCCCACAGGGGTCTTCAGCTGCGGGGAGAGGGGGTTATCAATCCCTGTCTCTCCAGTCTGCCCCTCCACAcacctccctcccagcccatgcAGGGAAAGAGGGTCCCCAGGGCTAGGATTGCGGTACAGTGGGGATCCCAGAGGGCACAAAACTGTTTATAGCACCAGTGGGTGAATGCTTGGTGCCCAAGTGAGTGTGTGCCTGTGCAGAGGTGCATGTGCACCCACAAGCCCGTGTGTGTGCACAAGTCCCTGGGTATCCCACCAGcccatgcccaccttgtccAGGGAGGTGACGAAGTGAATGCCTTCATGCTCCTGCCGGCACCGGGCTAGGCCCTGGCACAAGAAGTCCCAATAGTCCTTGCGCTGCCCAAAGAAGCTCCTCTTCTCCTTGAGGTCAAACTGGCAGAGGTACAAGCTTGGACTTTGTTTTTGGGAGCATCCCCtgttccccacagcctgtcacCTGGGGCTGGAATCCAGCCAGCTCCCCCAGCAGGGTTGGTCCGGGTGTCCCTCTCTTCACTGGCTCCATACCTCAGTTTGTCTTTTGCAGCACATGTAATTACACACATGGACTAGGGAGAACCTGGTCCAGGTGGGTGGGGATGCCCAGGGCCAGACAATGCTGGGTGGGGTTATTCCAGCCCCTGAATGGTTAACCCATGGTCCCTTCTGCTCTCAGCTGTGCCTAAGGGGAAAtgaggcagggagcagcagagctggagcagcagcactaCCTGGAGGAGGAactccagctgggcacagaggctgtgcagctCCCGGCTCCCGTCTGTCACCGGCACGTTCTGCTCCTGGTAGCTGCATTTCAGCTCGGCCACGGTCTCTGCGggatggcagggctgggctggcatgGCACCCTCTGCCATCCTACCCCTCCTCCCTCAACTGCCTCACAACAGCTGGCCTTGGGGATTTCCCATGGTGGATGAAATAATGGAATctaagttggaaaagacccccaAGATCAAGCCCAGTCATTAACCCAGCACTTCCAAATCCACCATTAAACCATGTAgccaaatgccacatccacatgtcttttaaatacctccatgGGTAGTGACCCCACTACTTCCCTGGgtagcctgttccaatgcttgataaacatttccatgaagaaatttttcctaatatccagtctaaacctctcctggaacaacttgaggccatttcctcttgtcctaacCCTTGTAACTGGGGAGAAGAGACTGATTCCTTCCTGGCTACAACCTCATTTCAGATAGTTGTACAGAGTGATAAGATCCCCCAccgagcctccttttcttcaaGGAGAAAGAGGAACTTGGGATGaaggaggggagcagggggagcaagGAGCACAGCCACCTCCTGGGCACTGCCGATTCCCAGGGGCTGGCAGTGAGgatgggagcaggcagcagtgccagggctggcacagagaTTCTCTGGAGCACCCTGGCAGTGACACCCCCCACTGCCCATGACTTGGATGCAAGAAGGGATCTGGCATGGCAGGGCGAGGTGTGCCATGCAGGGAGCATGCTGGCAGGGGACTGGTTGGCACACTTACTCTGCAGGTCCTTGATGACACGGTTGAGctccccttcccctgccatggctgtTCACAGGGATCTGCAGAGGCAGGGGCAGTGATGAGAGGTTCTAGGCTGGCACTCCCCTGGCACCCCCAAACTCTCTGTGCCAGAGAGAGTGTCTGCCCCCCCTGCTCTACCCCAGAGGTGCCTGCTGTCAAGGTGGGAGAGGGAAGGTTTAGGCACCCCTTACCCTGCCCATGTTCCCCCACTACAAAGGCCAGAACAGCTGGGGTGGACACAGGTGTCCCATCCTGCACCCTCTTAGTTGTCCACGGGCCCTGGCCCTGTATgtcccctgcctctgctcccatTCCTTGGGGACTTCCTGTGGCTGAGCCCACCACATCCCTATTGTGTCTCTGTCcttatccctgtccctgttctcCAGGATTCAGGATGTGGGTTTGGCGCAGGGGAAGTGCTGCTTTTGCTTCTGCTCTCGCTTCCCTCAGTCACATCATGACCAGTGCGGGGGCTTCTGGGTGGCTGAGCAAGGGGGCACACACCCCGATATGCAGCCCCCCAAGCTCAGCCCCCTAGGCAGAACCCTCTGGCACAGCATGTTGCCTGGGATGAGGTTTGGGTGAGCTGTGGCCATGAGgtggggggcagcagggcacagtGCAGCGagtgattttggggtgggtgGCAGCTTGGGGACAGGGTGAGGGAAATAGCCCGTGGAAGTGGCAGGTCTGTGACTTGTCACTGTGGCTGGAATCTGGTGGTGTGGGGCAGCACACGTGtgttgggggtgggggggtgtcCCAGCAGGGTGCACGTGCACTCACAGCAGTGGTGCACCGGTGTGCCCAAACGTGCCCAAGCGTGTGAGTGCCCTGTGCCCTCCACCATGGCACCGTGAGGGACAGGACGCAGGACTCGGGCTGCCTGCGCTCTCATTCCAGTGCTCCTGAGAGACCCCGGATGAGCTACCTGCATCTGCCCACCCTACCTGTACCTCGGTTTCCCCTGGGAAGAGAAGCCCCTTACCTGTGTCCAGGCTGCCCCGAGGCTGCTGCTGAGTGCTGCGGGTGCTCTGGCATGTCCCTGTGCCCACGCTGTGCCTGCCTGCTTCTCCTTTTGTACCTTGGGCAGGAGGAAGTGTGGGAGGTCGGTGGGGCTGCAGAAGCCACAGCCTGCCCGTCCCACATCACATCAGGCACGGCAGCTtagcccccagcacccagctCCCTGTTTTGGGGGCTGCCGGTTCTGGGGAAAGGGCCAGCAAGGCTGGTCCCCCTGTGCAGCTTTTGGGGGGGCAGAGGAAGGACAGTGTCAGACATGGGGGACCCTGATTGTCTCCAGTGAGAACGGAAATTCGGAATGTTCTGAAGAACCTGCCCGCAGTTTTTTGTGGAGGGAATCCAGGGCCCATCCTCTGCTAgaagcagccagcagcagaccctggcacagaggcCACCCCCATGCACAACAGCCCTTGGGCACAGAGACCccggcaggagctgcagccccccagcaAGGACCTCTACCCTCCCCAACCATCTGGCCTCCACATGGGGCTACACCCAGAGCCAGTGTGTAAGCTCTTTCCAGAGCATTCTGGACAAGGCTCCCTCTTGTCAGGGAGCCCCCAACCCAGCAGTGCACCTCATTCACTGTGCCTGGACCCCTGTactgtgcc is part of the Passer domesticus isolate bPasDom1 chromosome 10, bPasDom1.hap1, whole genome shotgun sequence genome and harbors:
- the RUFY4 gene encoding RUN and FYVE domain-containing protein 4 is translated as MAGEGELNRVIKDLQKTVAELKCSYQEQNVPVTDGSRELHSLCAQLEFLLQFDLKEKRSFFGQRKDYWDFLCQGLARCRQEHEGIHFVTSLDKLKTPVGRGRAFLRYCLVHRQLAESLQLCLLDPESLCEWYYARSPFLSPERRAEILGSLYELDCVTFHLALHRSDLDTAWPMFSEPLVRPSVVTRSSPARTALQTDRIGTVAHGWPGGTAHPTVALHGAPAHPCLHTLAALQAGSVEMEDREEDVEDGEVKKDVEEEDEEEVEKDESKDTKEVKVEDVEVDVDEDLEEKHEELEEDEKEMKDMDVEELKDAHGTAKAARPDGAGEPGTSPLSTGTRCMLGSPSLVPRQPGGTEEPLPALVSRLRAELAQREAAARALAARLARAELRHRRQEEGSARRAQLWAREAEALRETNTFLQRALRAALAPGDPGALARAQEEARGWQGAAEERGAQLARARAEAAALTSRLRECQEALAAAGRTDMVKDAGSSDEVAAVEEVLRQALELARGPQESPGAPQAEGEPSTVTSMAMRLASLAATAQEETWQSRQQLQAQRQEMARLQEELSRARQDGERWAAALQRAQREALEREATRGAEQARQQELIRDMKGRLLELLREKDALWQKTEGIDTPMPSAVPRDPGLCARCRKDFRLLSRRYSCRWAVRGAGLPLAQGGDGSALTSCSPSRLCQGKVCHSCSVDMGKHGRCCLICYQQRHPQAT